One segment of Pyxidicoccus xibeiensis DNA contains the following:
- a CDS encoding GTPase codes for MEDRTPKRDHLRTGDRGGTYRRALDACSRVAREEFSVAKAALDDAEQLGVRLKASVATIARRSPADGAAVEDARARLQELEAKLEATLSSSLRSTRAGLNAKHAALNHFTVTLFGRTMAGKSTIREAFTVGDGSTIGNGAQRTTRDVREYTWNSLRIIDTPGIGAYEGDEDRALALSVIDETDVVLFLVSSDGIQEESFKGMQALRHQNKPMLFVLNVKRDLQKPVFMRRFLADPRSVIEDAEMQGHIDRVHRLAGELLGMRNIRVIPIHAQAAYFSTRPEHQKYADVLAEHSRLGELLTALEAEVQHRGTVRRVQTVVDGTLVSLLDLQEELSEQAKTVKRAANYLKDKFGELDIWLDGFVRSANARAETEATQLVQPLRGTVSAFVDENIEREDVAARWRRKVKALKVDDWLQRQQSVILDELRGRLTEFSREMSVESKLVAAFDAMGPSTFDPWDVKRTLRRLSAGGAALAGVASVAFWLGGGNFWNPVGWVAGAVGVVALGLSWLFGDREQKLQRQKAKAAEQLRGSIDELERQVAGALKKWFYDSITSRLVRGIRNDTRQLYTGMFDVARTLDEGAREVGTILEHLNRRLLVRTGQFVGTPVPEERLARVVRDPGVRTKFLWQDEREDDRFCKQVGIAIGEWVDGIPNGPAVQQVASALRPAVVSPAKVSLSTQRALVRVPQREVGKAIGRSGSNVSLASRLVGVRIKVIPEES; via the coding sequence TTGGAAGACCGTACGCCCAAGAGAGACCATCTCCGGACGGGGGACCGTGGCGGCACGTACCGCCGCGCGTTGGACGCGTGCTCGCGGGTAGCGCGCGAGGAATTCTCGGTCGCCAAGGCGGCCTTGGACGATGCGGAGCAGCTTGGCGTTCGGCTCAAGGCCTCAGTCGCGACCATCGCGCGGCGGTCGCCAGCCGACGGTGCGGCCGTGGAGGATGCGCGCGCGCGGCTTCAGGAACTCGAGGCGAAGCTCGAAGCAACGCTCTCCAGCTCGCTCCGATCGACCAGGGCCGGGCTCAACGCGAAGCATGCCGCCCTCAACCACTTCACGGTGACGCTCTTCGGGCGGACCATGGCCGGCAAGAGCACGATCCGCGAGGCGTTCACGGTAGGCGACGGCTCCACGATCGGAAACGGAGCTCAGCGAACGACGCGTGACGTCAGGGAGTACACGTGGAACTCCCTTCGCATCATCGACACGCCGGGAATCGGAGCCTACGAGGGCGACGAGGACCGCGCGCTTGCCCTCTCGGTCATTGATGAGACCGACGTGGTCCTGTTTCTCGTCAGCTCGGACGGGATTCAAGAGGAGTCGTTCAAGGGCATGCAGGCCTTGCGGCACCAGAACAAGCCCATGCTGTTCGTGCTCAACGTGAAGCGCGATCTCCAGAAGCCGGTCTTCATGCGGCGCTTCCTCGCGGACCCGCGCTCGGTCATCGAGGACGCGGAGATGCAGGGGCACATCGACCGTGTCCACAGGCTCGCTGGCGAGCTCCTGGGCATGCGCAATATCCGTGTCATCCCAATCCACGCACAGGCTGCGTACTTTTCGACCCGCCCCGAGCACCAGAAGTACGCCGATGTGCTGGCCGAGCACAGCAGACTCGGGGAGCTCCTGACGGCGCTCGAGGCTGAGGTCCAGCACCGGGGAACCGTCCGCCGCGTGCAGACCGTCGTTGACGGCACTCTCGTCTCTCTCCTCGACCTCCAAGAAGAGCTGAGCGAGCAGGCGAAGACGGTGAAGCGTGCGGCGAACTACCTGAAGGACAAGTTCGGGGAGCTCGACATCTGGCTCGACGGGTTCGTTCGCTCGGCGAACGCCCGAGCCGAAACCGAGGCAACGCAGCTTGTTCAGCCACTTCGCGGCACGGTGTCGGCGTTCGTCGATGAAAACATCGAGCGAGAAGACGTCGCCGCCCGCTGGAGGCGCAAGGTCAAGGCACTGAAGGTCGATGACTGGCTCCAACGGCAGCAGTCCGTCATCCTCGACGAGCTCCGTGGGCGCCTCACGGAGTTCTCACGCGAAATGTCGGTGGAGTCCAAGCTCGTTGCCGCGTTCGACGCCATGGGGCCTTCCACCTTCGATCCGTGGGACGTGAAGCGCACATTGCGCCGGTTGTCCGCAGGTGGAGCCGCACTGGCAGGCGTTGCTTCGGTAGCTTTCTGGCTCGGGGGCGGCAACTTCTGGAACCCCGTGGGCTGGGTCGCGGGCGCGGTTGGCGTCGTGGCCCTCGGTCTCTCCTGGCTCTTCGGGGACCGCGAGCAGAAGCTTCAGCGCCAGAAGGCGAAAGCCGCTGAGCAGCTTCGCGGTTCCATCGACGAATTGGAGCGCCAGGTCGCGGGGGCACTGAAGAAGTGGTTCTACGACAGCATCACGAGCCGCCTTGTGCGCGGCATCCGGAACGACACCCGGCAACTCTACACCGGCATGTTCGACGTCGCGCGTACACTCGACGAAGGCGCCCGGGAAGTCGGAACCATCCTGGAGCACCTCAATCGCAGGCTGCTCGTTCGCACGGGGCAATTCGTGGGCACACCCGTGCCCGAAGAGCGTCTGGCGCGGGTCGTTCGCGATCCGGGCGTGAGAACGAAGTTCCTCTGGCAGGACGAACGGGAGGACGACCGGTTCTGCAAGCAGGTGGGTATCGCGATTGGTGAGTGGGTCGATGGAATCCCCAACGGCCCTGCCGTGCAGCAGGTGGCGTCCGCCCTGCGCCCGGCGGTGGTATCGCCCGCGAAGGTCTCTCTGTCCACACAGCGCGCCCTGGTGCGCGTTCCGCAGCGTGAGGTTGGCAAGGCCATCGGGCGGAGCGGAAGCAACGTGTCCCTCGCTAGCCGTCTGGTGGGCGTGCGTATCAAGGTCATCCCCGAGGAGTCATAG
- a CDS encoding GTPase, with protein sequence MTDNASFEFGTVLAAMQKLQRELREAVARSEDPKVRGLCREVDGIRIVGATSDAPPLTIAFVGQYNAGKSTILRVLTGREDIVIDSDVCTDAVTAYEWHGVRLLDTPGIHAGYADHDEKTYAAIDRADLLVFVVTNELFDDTIGRHFRELAFARQHARRMLLVVNKMGQDPGTSETKRVDIEKVTAPLTVEDFRGVFIDARSWLDAQSAHGQDRADLLEIANVGALIEALNAFIAERGLVGRLSAPLFAMRGLAEQGRALLSTDIPEERAALELLHRKRGILLASRARLRTAMGGVIGRAVADIGKYGDEVAEAIEPGRSEKDVESRHVDAQKRASARSAALSEEARQCVEAELGDLRRQLEALRDSVLARELRGQVDGVLPGGPSTLVGEFAPPSWHARPKEEVLAEWPAKAKKVGDVANNIGSWAARWATGPAAEGAAIGSATAAKGSQAHQVVYNVGKFFGVEFQPWGAVKVARTLGNAGRVIAAVGGVLAVVAQIAEERQQDQYRLQLRDARDGVRSAYRDSALSVQVEVWAQLESFLLDFYDSELSAIDEIVEDLTGKRSERSAGARSFRELERRSIELIGRVTEKRLVAPAA encoded by the coding sequence ATGACTGACAACGCGTCATTCGAGTTCGGCACGGTCCTCGCCGCCATGCAGAAGCTCCAGCGTGAGCTTCGTGAAGCGGTTGCGCGCTCCGAGGACCCGAAGGTTCGTGGCCTCTGCCGTGAGGTCGACGGCATTCGCATCGTTGGAGCAACGAGCGACGCCCCACCGCTGACCATCGCGTTCGTCGGCCAGTACAACGCGGGGAAGTCCACGATTCTGCGCGTGCTGACCGGCCGTGAGGACATCGTCATCGACTCCGACGTCTGCACGGATGCGGTTACAGCCTACGAATGGCACGGCGTTCGTCTGCTCGACACACCTGGCATCCACGCGGGCTACGCGGATCATGACGAGAAGACCTACGCTGCCATCGACCGTGCGGACCTGCTGGTCTTCGTGGTGACCAACGAGCTCTTCGACGACACCATTGGGCGTCATTTCCGCGAGCTCGCGTTCGCGCGTCAACACGCTCGGCGGATGCTCCTGGTGGTCAACAAGATGGGCCAGGATCCGGGCACGTCGGAGACGAAGCGCGTAGATATCGAGAAGGTCACCGCTCCCCTTACGGTGGAGGACTTTCGAGGGGTGTTCATCGACGCTCGCTCCTGGCTCGACGCCCAGAGCGCTCATGGCCAGGACCGGGCAGACCTTCTCGAAATTGCAAACGTTGGAGCGCTGATCGAGGCGCTCAACGCATTCATCGCGGAGCGAGGGCTGGTGGGAAGGCTCTCGGCGCCACTTTTCGCGATGCGTGGGCTCGCTGAGCAGGGGCGCGCCCTCCTGTCCACCGACATCCCCGAGGAGCGCGCCGCGCTCGAGTTGTTGCACCGCAAGCGAGGCATCCTCCTGGCATCACGCGCCCGACTCCGCACGGCGATGGGAGGGGTCATTGGCCGAGCAGTCGCCGACATCGGTAAGTACGGAGACGAGGTGGCCGAGGCGATCGAGCCTGGGAGGAGCGAGAAGGATGTCGAGTCGCGTCACGTGGATGCCCAGAAGCGGGCGAGCGCGCGCAGTGCGGCCCTGTCCGAGGAAGCGCGTCAGTGTGTTGAAGCCGAGCTCGGAGACCTTCGCCGTCAGCTGGAGGCTCTTCGGGACAGTGTACTCGCGCGCGAGCTCCGTGGGCAGGTTGACGGCGTGTTGCCTGGAGGTCCGAGTACGCTCGTGGGAGAGTTCGCCCCCCCTTCCTGGCACGCACGCCCCAAGGAGGAGGTTCTCGCCGAGTGGCCCGCGAAAGCGAAGAAGGTCGGCGACGTCGCGAACAACATCGGTAGCTGGGCTGCGCGTTGGGCGACGGGGCCAGCGGCGGAGGGCGCAGCGATCGGCTCGGCGACTGCGGCGAAAGGCAGCCAAGCCCATCAAGTCGTCTACAACGTCGGCAAGTTCTTCGGCGTGGAGTTCCAGCCTTGGGGCGCGGTCAAGGTCGCCAGGACGCTCGGCAACGCCGGTCGAGTGATTGCCGCAGTCGGAGGCGTTCTGGCCGTCGTCGCTCAAATCGCGGAGGAGCGGCAGCAGGACCAATACCGGCTTCAGCTTCGGGATGCGCGAGATGGGGTGCGCTCCGCCTATCGCGACTCCGCCTTGTCGGTTCAGGTTGAGGTCTGGGCCCAGCTCGAGTCTTTCCTCTTGGATTTCTACGACTCCGAGCTCAGCGCGATCGATGAGATCGTCGAAGATCTCACCGGCAAGCGCTCCGAGAGAAGCGCCGGTGCGAGATCATTCCGGGAGTTGGAGCGGCGATCGATTGAGCTCATCGGTCGCGTGACGGAGAAACGACTGGTTGCGCCAGCTGCATAG